A genomic region of Miscanthus floridulus cultivar M001 chromosome 3, ASM1932011v1, whole genome shotgun sequence contains the following coding sequences:
- the LOC136542669 gene encoding calcium/calmodulin-dependent serine/threonine-protein kinase 1-like, with protein sequence MGLCHGRPTQIPEAEAEEDPHVASGAGDGGDGATSPSAAAPAAKPGTPKQPKFPFYLPSPLPPSSYKGSPANSSVASTPARGGFKRTFPPPSPAKHIRALLARRHGSVKPNEASIPEGGDPELGLDKNFGFSKHFFAKYDLGEEVGRGHFGYTCSAKAKKGEHKCQDVAVKVIPKAKMTTAIAIEDVRREVRILSSLTGHSNLVQFYDAFEDEDNVYIVMELCKGGELLDRILARGGKYSEEDAKLIMVQILSVVSFCHLQGVVHRDLKPENFLFSSKEENSPLKVIDFGLSDFVKPDERLNDIVGSAYYVAPEVLHRSYGTEADMWSIGVIAYILLCGSRPFWARTESGIFRAVLKAEPSFDEAPWPTLTAEAKDFVKRLLNKDYRKRMTAAQALSHPWIRNAQQVKVPLDMIIYKLMRAYISSSSLRKSALRALAKTLTTNQLFYVREQFELLGPNKNGYISLQNLKSALVKNSTDAMKDSRVVDFVNTVCTLQYRKLDFEEFAASAISVYQMEALETWEQHARRAYELFDKEGNRPIVIEELASELGLGPSVPLHVVLQDWIRHADGKLSFLGFIKLLHGVSSRSIPKA encoded by the exons ATGGGGCTCTGCCATGGCAGGCCGACGCAAATTCCGGAGGCCGAGGCGGAGGAGGATCCCCACGTAGCCTCCGGCGCGGGCGACGGCGGGGACGGggcgacctcgccgtcggcggcggcgcccgcGGCGAAGCCGGGCACGCCGAAGCAGCCCAAGTTCCCGTTCTACCTGCCGAGCCCGCTCCCGCCGTCCAGCTACAAGGGCTCGCCGGCGAACTCGAGCGTCGCGTCCACGCCGGCGCGCGGCGGGTTCAAGCGCACGTTCCCACCGCCGTCGCCCGCCAAGCACATCCGCGCTCTCCTCGCGCGGCGGCACGGCTCGGTCAAGCCCAACGAGGCGTCCATCCCCGAGGGCGGCGACCCGGAGCTCGGCCTGGACAAGAACTTCGGCTTCTCCAAGCACTTCTTCGCCAAGTACGACCTCGGCGAGGAGGTCGGCCGCGGCCACTTCGGCTACACGTGCTCCGCCAAGGCCAAGaagggcgagcacaagtgccagGACGTCGCCGTCAAGGTCATCCCCAAGGCCAAG ATGACAACAGCTATTGCCATTGAAGATGTGAGAAGAGAAGTGAGAATATTGAGTTCTCTGACAGGCCACAGTAACCTAGTGCAGTTCTACGATGCTTTCGAGGATGAAGATAATGTGTATATAGTTATGGA ATTATGTaaaggaggtgaactgctggacAGGATACTGGCTAG AGGTGGAAAGTACTCTGAAGAGGATGCGAAGCTCATTATGGTACAAATTTTGAGTGTTGTATCATTTTGCCATCTTCAAGGTGTTGTTCATCGTGATCTGAAACCAGAG AATTTCCTTTTCTCTTCAAAGGAAGAAAATTCCCCCTTGAAGGTCATAGATTTTGGCTTGTCTGACTTTGTGAAGCCAG ATGAAAGACTAAATGACATTGTTGGAAGTGCATACTATGTTGCTCCAGAGGTGCTCCACAGATCTTATGGCACTGAAGCAGATATGTGGAGCATTGGAGTAATTGCCTACATCTTACTATGTGGGAGTCGGCCTTTCTGGGCACGCACGGAGTCGGGAATCTTTCGAGCTGTCTTGAAGGCGGAACCAAGTTTTGATGAGGCCCCATGGCCCACTCTCACGGCTGAAGCTAAAGATTTTGTAAAAAGGCTTCTTAATAAGGATTACCGCAAGAGAATGACGGCCGCACAAGCTCTCA GTCATCCATGGATCCGTAATGCTCAACAAGTGAAAGTTCCTTTGGATATGATAATCTATAAGCTAATGAGAGCTTACATCAGTTCGTCTTCACTGCGGAAGTCTGCTTTGAGG GCCCTAGCCAAGACGCTGACAACGAACCAACTCTTTTATGTAAGGGAGCAGTTTGAATTGCTGGGCCCAAACAAGAATGGTTATATCTCATTGCAAAATCTGAAATCG GCTCTAGTGAAGAACTCCACAGATGCAATGAAGGACTCTAGGGTTGTTGATTTTGTTAACACC GTGTGCACTCTTCAGTACAGAAAATTGGATTTCGAAGAGTTTGCTGCTTCTGCCATCAGTGTTTACCAGATGGAAGCCTTGGAGACCTGGGAACAGCACGCTAGGCGCGCATATGAACTGTTTGATAAGGAAGGGAACCGGCCTATTGTGATCGAAGAACTTGCATCG GAACTCGGACTTGGCCCATCAGTGCCTCTTCACGTTGTCCTCCAAGACTGGATCAGACATGCCGACGGGAAGCTGAGCTTCCTGGGATTCATAAAGCTCTTGCACGGGGTTTCGTCGCGCTCAATCCCGAAGGCCTAG